tgctttCATGGCAGATGACGTCTCTGTGCTGATTATATGGAATAGTGCCTTGCCTCAAGAGGTGAAGCATCTGAAAGGACACTGTGAGCAGAGACAACATATTACAGCCAaaatcagagaacaggcctacAACTGAActttctctccatcctcaccttacTTCTGCCATATTCTAGAGCAGTAGGAAATCTCATCACTAAACACTCCAATGCTGATTGTGAAACATGGTATTGAATTTTAATAGTAAAAagaggcctgtgtgtgagttgttttgggttttttttgtgttgttgttgccAGTCATATTTCACAAGTAAaggaaacaatattttaaaacttttatttagatattgttttatttggaataTATATTTTGGCTTAACTCCTGGATAAGTTATTTACCACCCAACACCCCCGACCCCCCaagcacccacccacacacacacacacagttcagggGTTTAGTTTTTCACAATTGGAGCTAGACTGTGTTGGAGCTGAAGTATCCGTGTTTTCACCTAAAAGATAATGATCTCCAGTGAGTTCTGGAGGGTTCCATGTTTGACAATCTGTCCTGACCATTGCCATCCTGTCCAATACCAAAGCACCTAAACTTAAGCTACTCCAATGCTATCTCATGTCATTCTCCACCTTAACACAGAAGCCCTGAGAAAGAGCAATGGATGAAAGCTCAGCATCCTGAAGCAGTGGTAAATGTACATGGGGAAGTAATTccctgctgttgccatggtataTGCTGTATCAATAtataagaaaacatttatttttaattacatgtctatctgaatattttacattatgtgCACACAACATTATtccattattattaattacacCTGTGATCCGATGCTGCATTTTCAAAAAGGGATGACAATCATTGTAATTGTAATGCATTGCAATACTTTCCATCTTTTTTGGACCTACTTGTTAAAGAACTGGAAAATCAGCCAAAGAAAGAGAATGCTCTcattagtttatttattgtcagtaaaaatatatttgtatgtgcatgttgcTTTTGTTCAATGGAGTAAATGTTCTGTGAAtgaataaaattttattttacttgtcAGCTGTGTGagtattattgttataaatGATGATataaattgttttctcttttgtgtttgttctttgtatTCTAAATATAActattataaaatatgtttgtaaAGAAGAGAAATCGGCATAATGGAAACCCCGAATAATACTTTAATATCAAATACATCATTAGCTGTCAAGTCATGATCTAGCGAATTAGTGAGCATTCTTAAAAACCATTATTGTATAGGAAGTAGCTGTGGAAAGTCACTTCAAAGCTTCCAAGATTTGGCAGGTGATTGCTAAGAAGCCACACTTACATTTGTTGATGTATATTATCCTGGAACAGTGTAACATCATGAGGGAGCTGTGTACATCTTATGGCACACTGGATTCTGCAAAAATACATGGCCATGCAGAGCATCGGACAAAATGGAAATCGGGTCAAAGACGATTCAAGCTATGAATCCGCTATTAATCGCTGCATAAACCTCTGTGTACGTCATGCATCCTAAATATTGACATGCGTGTTACCCTAACTGCTAACGACAGTCGGCAGCATCGACTAACCGTGACCGTGCGTAGAAATCCCCTCTGCAGCTTGTGATACGTGTTTGTGAAGTTTAGCGTTGGCTAGCATAACTAGGATAAGTTAACATTTAGCGGTGGTCTAGTTTAGGCGACCGACTTTAGCGATTACAGCACACCGAGTACAGTTCAGATGGCTATGCTGTTGTAGATGATAAACAGAGACCTACACATTATATTCGAGCATGGCGACGCTGACATGAGACTTTTCGTACTTGTAGTTACAACCGTCGATACAGttttgctagctagcttagcaAGCTTCAGGTCGAAGTGGTTCTTCAGGTAAAGCTGTCAAGTAGCTTAGTTATCTACTCACTTGATGTTGAACTTGGACCTTCTGCTCCAGACCCTAAGTAAGctgctagctaactaaccaaCTAGGTTAGCTGGCTAGTTAGCTCTCTGGTGTCTAGTTTCCCATCTTAGCTACGCAGTTATGATGGATGTTATCTAGGTTAacccattttcttttcttcagaaGTCAAATGATGTCCTGTATATGTAGATCTGCTGCGAGGGTGCTTTTAAATTCAGCACAGAAGGGTAAGTAGACCAGCAAACTCGGCTAACTACAAGATAGGATATTTAAGGGACATTTCCCCCTTCATGTTCTTCTGAATCTTTAACACGTTGGCTATTATTGTAGATAGTCTGTTAATCTGCGTTGCAAACAGTTGTGTGTCCTCGAAACAAACACTATTAGAATTAAAATGATTCAAGTACGGTGATTTTCGTGAAATGTTAGTATAACAAGGGTCTCAAAGTCGTAGAAGTGCCAGAAATATTGCGTTAATAGAGTTATGGAAACCTTAttccaaaaaaccccccaaaactaTTACGTCTCAAGAAACCTAAGTTCAGCTTCTCGTTCGCATAAATATTTGGCATTTATTCACATGAATGGTTATTTGAGTTAGATCTTGTGTGCTTGAAAATTCTAACTTGGACAAAAGATTTCTATTGTATTGTCTGTTCCTGACATAACAAAGGTGAATTGTCAAGTTTTAACTGCAAGTAGAACAAAGCTTctggatattttatttattagggTTTCTTAATAAATTAagtaatgtgtaatgtaataaataaaaataaaaagaaatctaggaaACCAATCATAAATGGAGGAAAGCTAAACTATGACCTCTCTAAACAGATCCTTTatatacaaaattacaaaaaaaaaaagggtgaaaCTGTTATCTgttatcataaaaaaaaaaaccagactgTCTTTGACCCTCCATGACAAGTTGCCCCTGACGTCCTCTCTGTCAACATATATAATGGGGGGGAAAATAGTCTGGCCTTCAACATATCCCTGCTATGACCTAACTTCATTTGTCACCACACAGAAATAATTCAGTTATGTCTAAATGTAGTGCTATTGATTTTAAACCTCTTCAGGAGTGCAGCACTTAAATCCACCCATCTTCCTCTCAACTTCCTACCAGCTAGCTTTTTAAAAGAAGCTTTCAGCTGTCTAGCAACATACTTGCAACAAATGGTAAGTTGATCCCTTCTGTCAGGCACCTACCAAGAGAAATACAAAACCGTAGTTAAGACACTCTGTAAAGCATTATCTGGATGTCTCCATACTAAGTATTTATACATCTCAAACCTCCCTCGTATAGGCAAAATTATGGAGAAAAACATTTGTCCAACCAACATAGCAGCTGAATGCTAATGGTTATTTCGGTGGCTTTCAGTCTGCTTTCTGGCAACATTacagcactgagacacttcTTGTAAAGATTGTAAACATCATTTACCAAAATACTGCTACAGGCAAATTGACCACTGGTGCTACTTGACCTTTGTAGCAAACTGACTCGTGCATTAATTAACAAGTCATCATTAATCATCTTAAAGAGAGGCTGTAGCCTCATTTACTTTTTAgcattgcatttttttgttgtttttatgggttggatgtttttgtttgttttctttttttaaaataaagtaatatCTCACAAAAGTGAGGATAATGTTTATTTACCATGCTACTGCAGAATCTTTGCAGTCAACACCACGGTTACGTAGTTGACAAGTCGACCACTTCTTTTCAGGTGCATGAGCATGCATGAAACTTGTTTGTCCTCTTTACTAAAATGCTCCCATtcctcatttttctttttgagtgTTTTGGTTGTCACATTCACACTTGGTTTGATGTCACTTAAATggcaaaaccaacaaaaaaactattaaataatTGTTCAACCTCTAAAAACATTAAGGTCATAGATAACCTGACTAACTGGACATCCAAGAACCAAAAGGTACTAAAATACTAACCTATAACAGTAATACAGCTTCAATACAAGAcaatcataaatatttatgattgACATTAAAAGTCTGATAGCCATGGATAATATTCTGTTCTTTGTCTGTCGGTTAGTTCTAACAGCAGTTAATGTCAAATGGTTTGGATTTGTGAAAccttgctgctgtttttggGTGCAAGTCATCCAAAACATGATGTCTCATAGTagccttttgtctttttgagtACATTGTAGGAAGAACTGGAGTGGAATTGCATTTTGCCATTATCTTGATTTCTCTTTTCTGGACCCATTCTAAGGTCGGCTCTTGTTTGTTTCAGCAACCCAGGTATAACACATCAGCATATTCTGAACATGGCCTGTTCAGTGTGGAATAGATTGTGAGCAAGTCCTCTTTTGGAACCCATATTTATGGCCATTACACTAAAAAATTCCAGACATTTGGAGGTTTTTCTCAACGACTAGTTAATATGAAGTTCATTAGTGTTTTCTAAATGATAaactttatattttgtatttgtttcaaCTGGAACTTTCTCCCTATCCTGAATTAAGGGAGCTGGTTGTGAGGCAGTTTTGGAGAAACAAATTATTCGTTCTGTTCTTTGGCCACTTGGCTGCCCTTGGGTCGATTCCCTTTCGTGTTCCTTTTTGCTGTTCTTTTAGGGCTTAaacttctttcctttctctgccATCTAATGTTTATCTTTTTAATATTCTTTCATTATATTAGCATGAAGATATACAAAGATGTATGCATTTTGAATATCTTCAACTTCAGCAGACTGTGACTGATATATTTGTGACCAATCTGTTTTAGCAATGTAAAGAGCAAAGGCTCCTATTCTTTCACAAGCCACCTGTCTTACTTTTTTTAGTGGGTTTCTTTTTAGTGCTGATTGTACATAGAGCAAACTGATTATTGCTTGAACCCAAATATGCTAAAGTTTTAGGACTGCAGTAGAAGTTCTTAGGGTTGCTGACTGTTACACCTAGCAAAGAGGCATGTCTTGATTTCTCCACTACCTGTTTGAACTAAGAATGAtcagaaaataatttgtttggTAGATAGTTTTAGATAATTTGCTACTCAGGATAATCCCTGCTTGGGGTAATTTCAACGTTATTGTGTCAATAGCATGAATTAGCTTGtaacacttattttaaatttatttcatttgccAAAGATAGATGATACAGTATTCTTTCCAGTAATTTTGAAACTGCATAGGAAAGACATTTATAACATAActgaatatacatatatgcttGCAACCCTAGTTGCATGATGGTCCCAGACATACAAAGTTACCATCatctttcatattttaaaatcatcTGTTTTTCCTGAACAGCTGATACTCCTTGATAAGTAAGGATTCATGTGCTATATATGCATGTTTCTGTGACAGTCAGTCTGTGGCCAAGTTGGTTTAAGAGTGAATGAAACTCATCTCTTTTATTTAGTAATGATTTTGCACAGCAAATGAATAGATCTCATAGATATTGgtaattaaaaagttaaaacaagGCCAGTTTTAACCTTTCATCCAGTAAAACACTTGTTTCTCAGTGTTGTTTAACTGGCCAGAATTCCTCAGTAGTTTGAACTggttttgttttaacttttgcAGAATCTGATTTACTTCAGCTTTTTATGACGACTCAGAGGCTGCACATGCttctttaaacatttcagtgctTCCATTGAGTATTTTGAGTTTGAGCAGTCCCttacagaacacagaaacaaaataacaatgaCCATGGACTCTATGTTTAAAGACTGTTTGtttaaaaggtttgtgtgtgtgtgtgtgtgtgtgtgtgtgtgtgtgtgtgtgtgtgtgtgtgtgtgtgtgtgtgtgtgtgtgtaatataatatatataaaaacacccacacacacaccctctattttatttatgattaagATCTATATacctttatttttgtttatgtaaagAATTAACTCTTTGTAATGAAATGTGCTATACAAAAActtaaacttgccttgccttataCACAAATCTTCTGCAGTTACAGGGTTGTCATGGTCCCGCATTCACCTCTTTGCCCTTGGTACATCAGTGTTCCCTGAAAGTCATCTATCTTCAGAAGTGCGAGTCAGATTGTTctcacagacagcagtgtgttttGCCTCAAAGGATGGCACACCAAAAGATGGCTCCAGTGATGGAGGAAAGGTGAAGATTTGCTCCACCACATCACTGAGCAAATATAACTGAGTCACATCTAAACTGTCTCTTAGTAGGATACATTTTTTATAGTCATCTGTGcatattttaaagcattttacatttttggccgTTTAATGATGACCATATGGTCCAGTACTCCAGTGGGAAGAAGCAGAAGTGTTTGAGACTGCTTCAGGGAAGTTCGAGAGttcagattaaatatttattgactgCAGTATTTTTATTGTGCAGAAAAGTTCAACAGAGATGGAAGGAAAGAGATTGACAGGCTCAGGGGGGTCAGGCAAAGGGGGGAATCAACTATGTTGCCCCAAATGTGGAGACCCCTGCACACATGTGGAGACGTTTGTGTGTAAGTATTTTTAACTACTTTTAGGGTGACTATAATTTCATATAATTATGAAGGTGGATTGATTATGAATTAGGCCTTTTTATTTACTCagtttttcaattaaaaaactgttttgtaTTATCAGtacaatttgtaataaatccTCAGTGTGCACTATGAAGTAGTGGATTAATACGaacctgtctgtgtgcatcCACCTCTTTTCAGCGTCTACACgttttgtgaaatgtgaaaaatgtcatcatttCTTTGTGGTTCTTTCTGAAACTGACTCCAAGAAGGGTCTGAATAAGGAGACAGAATCTGCTGCTCAGGCTGTTAAACTGGCATTTGCCCAGAAacctcccccaccccctaaAAAGGTATGATGCACTGCAACAACCAGTGAACAATATTAACATTCCTACTATTGTAATTTGGAGGCCTAAATGCTGGTGATAATAAGGACAAAACATGACCtatgctttttttattttttaatattgtttcaCTACAGATCTATTCCTACCTCGATAAATATATTGTTGGCCAGTCATACGCAAAGAAAGTGTTGGCCGTAGCAGTGTACAACCATTACAAACGAATCTACAACAACCTCCCGGCAGGAGGCAGACAGCCAGAGGACATGGAGAAGCAGGGCTCCATCTTGCCACGAGGTTTGTGCACTCCTCTACAGAAAccttaaataaagtttattaaacCTTCTAACACatttagtttgtgttttaaacacaaGTTTGCATGCATGATCtttataaacattaaatgcaACATTAAAATTTCATTAATACAAGGTGTGTCTTAATGAAACAGGCCTAATTAAAGCAGGAGAAGTATGCCACTCACCATGGTGCTGAAACTGCCTATGTGCTTTGCTATTTAGTCAGTGAGCTGTGGACTCAAACCAGCTAGTCCAGAATCCCGTGTCCAGGACAGGCATCTTAACCATACCCGTTTACAGTGTCTTGGGCTTTTGTATCAGGGAAGgtcttttttcctcctcttttgGTAGAGCTAGAGATCAGAAGACGGGAAGATGAATACAGATTTACAAGTGAGTCCCTTGTTTCCCCGCACCTCACCTACTCTACAGTGTTTCTATATCCACTTTCTGTACGTGATCGGTTTCCCTTCTTGGGTCCTCTACTTCGTGCATTTTGGTGCAAAGAAAGTTTAAGTTTGGAGGCAAAATGACTGCTCATTAATCTGAATAGTCATGTGGCTGTACTCATCCATGTTTGCAGTCTGATGATTGTGCAATAATATGTAAGAATATGTCTGTTCATTGTTGTCGTCTATGCAGAGAAATATGCTATTGAACTTTTTAAATAGCCTTTCTGCATTCAGTACCTTATTAGCAGTCTGCTGAATGACCGTATTTGGCACTAGTTAGCATGTTTTTTAAGACCTTCCCACCCTCCAGCTCCCATTgcggaatgtttttttttaatatttaaggCAGCTATTTCCTTCTTCGttcttccttctttcctttccttgttCTCattaatgcacaaaaaaatGTCCCCAGTGATGAAAAAGGGGAGAGTGGCGCAACAATGGGGAGTGAGTGGCGACATGAGAATGCACCAATCAGTGCTGAGGGACCCAAACCAAATTCAAAACATTAGCAGCCCAATAGTAATATAAAAGGTTTGGGAGTGCAAGCCCATCCACTCCTCTTGACCTTCAGTCAGTCAGTTACTTTTTccttcatattcatatataaggCTACATGTCTAAAGTTTAAATGCTCCGCATTTGTTGCCGGGAGACAAAATTTATGATTGTATGCTAAATATGTTTTGATCAACAGCAGTAAGATGTTAAatatattgctgtgtgtgtgtgtgtgtgtgtgtatatgtatgtgtaaaatatatatatatataatatggcataataaatgtacaaaataaatacttaattaacaattaataaaTAGAGACTTGTTTATGAATATTGGGATAGgatgagagaaaatgttttattcctcatgtttttgtttatgagCCAAAGCCACTGGGTTCATGGTCACTGCTTACTCTCAGTGACTCTGCCACACACTGATTTTCTTATCTTAGAACAGTGCTTTCTACAGTGTGTATTTGCTTTCTAAAGCTGAAGTGTGTGTTGACTATTTTTGTCATCAGAGTTGCTTCAGATTGCTGGGATCAACCAACATGGTAGTGCGCTCGGTGCGACTGTTCACCAGCAGGCCACTCAGCAAGCTCCTCAGGAGAGAAGAGGTGGGGAAGTGCTAGACTCCGCCCATTCTGACATTAAACTGGAGAAGAGCAACATTATACTCCTGGGCCCTACTGGATCTGGTATGTGACCAACATTCCAAATGTGTCCTCCCATGCCAACACATTGCATataaatgaagggaaaaaagaaatacaaaagttataaatgtctctctctctctcgtgtctTGCTGATGATTGATTTACTCTGCAGGTAAAACTCTTTTGGCACAGACACTGGCTAGGTGTTTGGATGTTCCCTTTGCTCTCTGTGACTGTACTACCCTGACGCAGGCAGGATATGTGGGTGAGGATATTGAATCTGTTATCGCCAAACTACTGCAAGATGCCAACTACTCAGTGGAGAAGGCCCAGCAAGGTGGGTGCTTTTGGGAGATATCAAAGCCAGCTTATTTACTTTAAATCTGGAGCAAAGCACCTGACATCCTGCTTAGTAGGCTGTATTCATTGTATATCCAAATTAAACCCATGTAGTTTCCAAGCATGCAGAACATGGCAATGTTGGGCAGTAAGATCAGGGTCAAGGATCATGGGCATGCTGGTAGCTGTGGGTTTACTATACTGTATGTTTTCATAGTTGTGCGCCTAGCCATGCTGCCTGTTAGTGTTTTGAAACAGAATGATCTTGTAATGATCATGTAACTTGTATTGACATGTTAATCAGGGACACATGGGTTTGACCTTCAAAATGTGCCCATTGTTTTGGGTAGAAACAGTACATTGCAGTAAtccctctcttgctcactctcaatctctcactctacctccacccaccccccttCCACaccctttctctgtcttgcactctctgtctctgagtcttttcattctctctctctctttttgttctttctttcgttctttctctTTACCCACTCCCCCAGTTCCAGTTATTGAAACACCTCTCAATTTTCCCCTTTCTCGCGCATGCTGACACCACAGGGATAGTATTTCTGGATGAAGTGGATAAAATTGGCAGTGTTCCAGGAATCCATCAGCTCCGAGATGTAGGAGGAGAAGGCGTTCAGCAGGTGTGTACGTGGAGCAGCTTCTCAGAAAAGGGcatgtctgtctccctgtgtgtcctGATCCCTCCACTGCCATGGACACCCACATCTGGAGTCCTTCTTCACCTaactgctttattttctttatgggGGTGTAGCTATGTAATGAGCATAGTGGCTGACCACTATTCAACCATAGTGGAAGGACCATATGCTGCCATCAGTCATTAGTGTGAAAGATCAAGCAGTGTTATGTTGTGAGGATTGGCAGTGAGTTCCTGTTACTGAGACATTTTGACTTACCGTGAACATTGTGGTACTAGTCTTAATTATAAAGTGACGCACACGACCTGTACTGCGTGTAAGCCTGTACCGTGTGTATAAACAAGGCTTTTAAGTCCTCAGGTCCAGTTTAGGCTAATGTctgattattatatttgtaatttttctcTACAGTTGGAATGAGataacaaagtttaaaaaattcTATTTAGGCTAACTTGCCTCAACCTTGCATCAAGGACTGTGTAGCAGGCAAATTAAAGCATAGTTTATACTTATCAAAAACGTGTGTATAGTATGAGAGTGGCAGTAGAAAATGACTAACATCAAGTGCCTATCTCCATCTGGCAAGTGTATCTATAATTCAGGCTCCTCTCTTTGATGTCATTCACTTTCGTTTATAGTGTCTAGTGTGCTGTTTTAACGAAAATGAGTTAATCCTGCTCTTCATGCATTGATGTTTgggatttgttttattaaaactgttttgttttcttgcatgtCTGTTTAGGGTTTGTTAAAGCTTCTAGAAGGGACAATTGTAAATGTTCCAGAAAAGAACAGCAGAAAGCTGCGAGGAGAAACTGTGCAGGTAGACACAACCAACATCCTGTTTGTGGCATCAGGGGCCTTCAATGGGCTGGACCGCATCATTAGCCACAGGAAGAATGAGAAGGTGACTGAGACATACATATCACTGCAAAAAACTGTCCCCTTGTCATTTTCAGATGTGTCAGAGGCCTTCAgaaatccttttttttcagtgatgtaAAATTATCTTTCTGAAGAGAAAGGAAGCCTCTACTGGTGccattaaaatacatatattttttcctGGTCCCATTATTTAAGGTGGTTAAGCATATCAGTTCACTGCCATAATATATTTTCTTCTTGCATTCTAATTGTTTCCATACTTCACTGGTGTTTTGGCAGTACCTGGGTTTTGGCACACCCTCTAACCTGGGTCAGGGCCGGCGGGCAGCGGCAGCCGCAGGCCAGGCCTACAGCGCAGGAAGTGGAGTGGACGCAGAGGCCGAAATCCAGGAGAAGGACAGTCTCCTGAGGCATGCGGAAGCGCGGGACCTCATCGAGTTCGGCATGATCCCCGAGTTTGTGGGCCGGCTGCCTGTGGTGGTGCCGCTGCACAGCCTTGACGAAGAGGCGCTGGTGCGCATTCTCACACAGCCCCGCAACGCAGTGGTGCCTCAGTACCAGGCCCTTTTCAGCATGGACAAAGTGAGGAGCTCCCCCTGcatctgtccctctctgttaGCAATTTTCCACTGGCATGGTGCCCGTACTGGTGCTAAAATCCCAAACAGTGCCATGCTTTTCCACCACAAAATCACAGGTTCTCGCCCAGAAAAACTGGTGCCGAACTGGCCCCATAATTGGTCTGGAACCAAGCAACCTATGATGTAAGTGCACGAAGGGCGGTGTCCTAGCATAACCTTGTAAAGTTGTTTACCTGCCTTAACGCCGTTTACAACTAATAGCACATGAACCACAGCAAACACAGCAGTAAATCATCAGTGGTCTGCAGAAAACCAAATGCATTACTTGTGCTATGGCCATATAGTTTATACAAAGTCTTCTGACTTCTGTTTCCTGATGATGGAAAGCCCACATACATATTCGTTGTGTTCTCAAAGCAGTGGCAATGCaggtccatttttaaaaatcatactAGTTTGCAGGAACCAGCATGAGCGCCAGCATTTTGATGGTGGAAAAGTGATATGAGTGTCATATTGTAGGCAGGGCAAGCCTTACATACAGACTCAAGTTTATCAGCCTCTGTAGCTGGTGCCCCTCTGCTTTAACAAGGTCAATATTTAAAGGTCCAATTCAGTAGCAGGCTGTCTTTAGCATAGCTTTACTAAAAGCCTCTCATATggtactgtagtgttttgtaaGCTGTGGCTGATTGTTGTATTTCATGTTTCAGTGTGAGCTAAATGTAACTCCTGAAGCCCTGAGGGCCATTGCCAGACTAGCTCTCGAGAGAAAGACTGGTGCCCGCGGCCTGCGGTCAATCATGGTAAAGGACAAGCCCCTTCTCCTCACAGCCCACTTTCCTCTGGCTGGGTTTAATCAGtgatgctgtgctgtgctgtacccTGCAGGAGAAGCTGCTGTTGGAGCCCATGTTTGAGGTGCCACACTCAGACATAGTGACTGTGGAGCTGAATAAGGATGTGGTCCTGGGCAAGAGTGAGCCTTGTTATATCAGGTAGACCAGGCACACATCCCCTTCAATCTCACTGCCAGACACATTTTCATCCTGTTGCATATTTTCAAACCATTTATTTTCCTTGGGTAATAAATATTAGGTgtcttaaaaaatgtttacttcTTGTACCATAAATACAGCAAATAAGGGAGCAATAAGTCAAATGTAAAGGAGCAATAGGTCAAGTTTTTTCCAATGATTCTACATGTTGCGAAACTGACATTTTATACTGACACACAGTgacctggatgtttcagagattctgtactaaatctattttaaacatggccacctCCATGTACCTCCATGCAGGGGACCCACTCTCtagagcataaactggttcatttgaggtcCACAAATCAGTTTGaatcttcatctcatgtgagctagaaaaatgtaaaaataataattagggGTGTAACAATGCAGACGTGTGTCACTGTGCATTGTTTTGATGGATGATTGTGTTCTGTTAATTATGCAATCTAATGCAGTTGTATTATTTGAACACCAAGGGTCTCACTTGTCCTATGGCAAAGctattataataaaacattttaatacaatagCACATTATAAATCAATGTTCCTTGaattttctgtgtattttcttttaattacagGGGAATACAAATTCTT
This region of Electrophorus electricus isolate fEleEle1 chromosome 2, fEleEle1.pri, whole genome shotgun sequence genomic DNA includes:
- the clpxb gene encoding ATP-dependent Clp protease ATP-binding subunit clpX-like, mitochondrial isoform X3 translates to MINRDLHIIFEHGDADMRLFVLVVTTVDTVLLASLASFRSKWFFRSQMMSCICRSAARVLLNSAQKVTGLSWSRIHLFALGTSVFPESHLSSEVRVRLFSQTAVCFASKDGTPKDGSSDGGKKSSTEMEGKRLTGSGGSGKGGNQLCCPKCGDPCTHVETFVSSTRFVKCEKCHHFFVVLSETDSKKGLNKETESAAQAVKLAFAQKPPPPPKKIYSYLDKYIVGQSYAKKVLAVAVYNHYKRIYNNLPAGGRQPEDMEKQGSILPRELEIRRREDEYRFTKLLQIAGINQHGSALGATVHQQATQQAPQERRGGEVLDSAHSDIKLEKSNIILLGPTGSGKTLLAQTLARCLDVPFALCDCTTLTQAGYVGEDIESVIAKLLQDANYSVEKAQQGIVFLDEVDKIGSVPGIHQLRDVGGEGVQQGLLKLLEGTIVNVPEKNSRKLRGETVQVDTTNILFVASGAFNGLDRIISHRKNEKYLGFGTPSNLGQGRRAAAAAGQAYSAGSGVDAEAEIQEKDSLLRHAEARDLIEFGMIPEFVGRLPVVVPLHSLDEEALVRILTQPRNAVVPQYQALFSMDKVRSSPCICPSLLAIFHWHGARTGAKIPNSAMLFHHKITGSRPEKLVPNWPHNWSGTKQPMIVS
- the clpxb gene encoding ATP-dependent Clp protease ATP-binding subunit clpX-like, mitochondrial isoform X5; protein product: MINRDLHIIFEHGDADMRLFVLVVTTVDTVLLASLASFRSKWFFRSQMMSCICRSAARVLLNSAQKVTGLSWSRIHLFALGTSVFPESHLSSEVRVRLFSQTAVCFASKDGTPKDGSSDGGKKSSTEMEGKRLTGSGGSGKGGNQLCCPKCGDPCTHVETFVSSTRFVKCEKCHHFFVVLSETDSKKGLNKETESAAQAVKLAFAQKPPPPPKKIYSYLDKYIVGQSYAKKVLAVAVYNHYKRIYNNLPAGGRQPEDMEKQGSILPRELEIRRREDEYRFTKLLQIAGINQHGSALGATVHQQATQQAPQERRGGEVLDSAHSDIKLEKSNIILLGPTGSGKTLLAQTLARCLDVPFALCDCTTLTQAGYVGEDIESVIAKLLQDANYSVEKAQQGIVFLDEVDKIGSVPGIHQLRDVGGEGVQQGLLKLLEGTIVNVPEKNSRKLRGETVQVDTTNILFVASGAFNGLDRIISHRKNEKYLGFGTPSNLGQGRRAAAAAGQAYSAGSGVDAEAEIQEKDSLLRHAEARDLIEFGMIPEFVGRLPVVVPLHSLDEEALVRILTQPRNAVVPQYQALFSMDKVLAQKNWCRTGPIIGLEPSNL
- the clpxb gene encoding ATP-dependent Clp protease ATP-binding subunit clpX-like, mitochondrial isoform X2 produces the protein MINRDLHIIFEHGDADMRLFVLVVTTVDTVLLASLASFRSKWFFRSQMMSCICRSAARVLLNSAQKVTGLSWSRIHLFALGTSVFPESHLSSEVRVRLFSQTAVCFASKDGTPKDGSSDGGKKSSTEMEGKRLTGSGGSGKGGNQLCCPKCGDPCTHVETFVSSTRFVKCEKCHHFFVVLSETDSKKGLNKETESAAQAVKLAFAQKPPPPPKKIYSYLDKYIVGQSYAKKVLAVAVYNHYKRIYNNLPAGGRQPEDMEKQGSILPREIRRREDEYRFTKLLQIAGINQHGSALGATVHQQATQQAPQERRGGEVLDSAHSDIKLEKSNIILLGPTGSGKTLLAQTLARCLDVPFALCDCTTLTQAGYVGEDIESVIAKLLQDANYSVEKAQQGIVFLDEVDKIGSVPGIHQLRDVGGEGVQQGLLKLLEGTIVNVPEKNSRKLRGETVQVDTTNILFVASGAFNGLDRIISHRKNEKYLGFGTPSNLGQGRRAAAAAGQAYSAGSGVDAEAEIQEKDSLLRHAEARDLIEFGMIPEFVGRLPVVVPLHSLDEEALVRILTQPRNAVVPQYQALFSMDKCELNVTPEALRAIARLALERKTGARGLRSIMEKLLLEPMFEVPHSDIVTVELNKDVVLGKSEPCYIRAPAKEITEEEYDSSIEEDNWPRQADIANN
- the clpxb gene encoding ATP-dependent Clp protease ATP-binding subunit clpX-like, mitochondrial isoform X1 — protein: MINRDLHIIFEHGDADMRLFVLVVTTVDTVLLASLASFRSKWFFRSQMMSCICRSAARVLLNSAQKVTGLSWSRIHLFALGTSVFPESHLSSEVRVRLFSQTAVCFASKDGTPKDGSSDGGKKSSTEMEGKRLTGSGGSGKGGNQLCCPKCGDPCTHVETFVSSTRFVKCEKCHHFFVVLSETDSKKGLNKETESAAQAVKLAFAQKPPPPPKKIYSYLDKYIVGQSYAKKVLAVAVYNHYKRIYNNLPAGGRQPEDMEKQGSILPRELEIRRREDEYRFTKLLQIAGINQHGSALGATVHQQATQQAPQERRGGEVLDSAHSDIKLEKSNIILLGPTGSGKTLLAQTLARCLDVPFALCDCTTLTQAGYVGEDIESVIAKLLQDANYSVEKAQQGIVFLDEVDKIGSVPGIHQLRDVGGEGVQQGLLKLLEGTIVNVPEKNSRKLRGETVQVDTTNILFVASGAFNGLDRIISHRKNEKYLGFGTPSNLGQGRRAAAAAGQAYSAGSGVDAEAEIQEKDSLLRHAEARDLIEFGMIPEFVGRLPVVVPLHSLDEEALVRILTQPRNAVVPQYQALFSMDKCELNVTPEALRAIARLALERKTGARGLRSIMEKLLLEPMFEVPHSDIVTVELNKDVVLGKSEPCYIRAPAKEITEEEYDSSIEEDNWPRQADIANN